In the Arachis hypogaea cultivar Tifrunner chromosome 20, arahy.Tifrunner.gnm2.J5K5, whole genome shotgun sequence genome, gaataaaatttaattcaattacGAAAAGCACATTCATCGTGTATatcactttttaaaataaaaggattatgttacgtgtacactaaaattagccaccaatataaatacacattaaaaataaattaaaccacacatgtatttatacataaatacattaatggctaaaatagcatttctctccacaaaatttcttaaaattttataaactacCCTGGTCCTTCAAGAACCAGAAAATTCTTTCCCCACGTTAGAACCTTCCATAAATAATCCAACCAGAAAAAACAAAACCATCTCTTTTTCAATTTCAGAATCCCCAAAACCAAGTTGCTATTCGCTTTTTTTCTTCCCTCTGAGTCTCTCTACTTTCATTCAATGAAGATAAGTCGGTAAAAAGTGGGGAATAAAGCAATAATAATAGCCTACTAGTTGATACAGTAGTTGATATATATAAGGGTAAGCAAGCATTTCTTAATTGTGtgacatacatatataaaaataaaagttttgttGTATTAATTATTGTAGGGAGTGTAGGCATGAGTAGTCTAAGTGGGAAAGTGGAGAGTGAAACAGAGATTGAAGCAAATGCTTCTGATTTCTACAAAGTTTTGAGGAAGCAACTTTATGACGTACCAAACATCTGTCCAGATGATGTGCATGCAGCTCACGTGCGTCAAGGAGACTGGGAAAACGTTGGTTCTGTCCAGCAGTGGGATTATACCATAGGTAaccatttttttttaactttatctAAACATTATATTATGcaaattaatttattaagattgtcatataattaagttaattgattattccaagtttaaaaatattatttgtatattaaaattaatcactaaattcaattaaatatatattatttaatttatttttaatatatatttatatttatattagtgGTTTATGATTTTACAATTTATGGAAATATTTCGAGTGTACTGGGGAGTATCGATGCACCAATTGTTTTAAccattgatttcaattaatatatattttttataattcagatcaacggttaaaacaactagaGTACCAGTATGTTTCCTACACTTTACATACTTGTTCGAAGTTAGTAGTTTGTATATACAGTACAGGGGGTAGGGGGGAGGGAGTGTTTTAAACTAATGCTTAacaaaattcatgcaaatgagtAAAGAGTAAAACCCTAATTACATATCCATGTAAATTTTGCGTCccgtaattttgttttttttttataattttttattgtatttaaaatagtttttaagtacgattttgatttTTGACTTTTTGAGGTATaggtcaaaaaatttttttattcttaaccttttttaatacataaaattGTCCCTAAAGTTTAATTTAAAACTGTCTTTCGGACTAAAATACTTTTTTCCTTCTTTACCTTTGGTTCTGATTTTCAACAGCAACGGTGACTCCAAGTCTCATTGGTGTCgtcatagttgtaagaaccggaccggtaatcgaaccggtcaagttactggttcactggtttattggttcaaccgataaacCGCTAGTTGAACCGGTAAAACCGgtttcacataaataaaaaatataaaatactaaaaatagtcataaaattaataaattcaaaatacatatcgTTAGTTCTTCACCAACATTTTAAAAACAACCAAGTTTCAAAGTCTAAATATAACTAATACAAAGATAAACATGAAAGTAGTTACTACTAGTACATTAGTAtcttaattaaacacaatatggataacaattcataaactaaatccaAGGAGTGATTTCGAAGTCGGCAAGTTGCTCTTCATCTGACAAATGTGGAGCTACATCCTGATTGGTTTCATTTTGATTTGCATTTTCTACAGAATTATTAGCTCCATCTGACAGCAACCTTAAAGGCTTAAATAGTTAAATTCACAGCACAAGCATATTCATCCTAGAGACCTAGACAAGCATTAGTCAATAAGCAATCTTAAATAGTTAAATTTCCTATTCAGCAAGACAAGCATATTCATATTTCATATTTCCAGAACAAATCAACAAAACAACAAATTTTCAAGTTTTTAACAAGCATGTAAAAGTGTGCAAAGGGTGATTGATATCACCAATAACAACAAGACTGGTTGAACCTTCATTGCAGACAATGACTCTTAACACTATGAGAAGAATACAATTATTATAGTAAATGTGCTTTCAAATAAGGACAAGTAAGTAGCTCAAGCTATGAAAATGCTTTGTGGAAATGTTTTGGTGTTTGGTACTGCAGTTGGCGATGCTAACATGAATTTATTTATAGTGCAACTCCAATGCACCTTCTCAGAAACTCTCGTGCCAAAATTTTCACATTGCTTTTGACAATAATAAAAGTGGTTGGAGAAAGAAACGTTCATGTTTTTCGATAGCTCTTAATTATTCGTACCACTTGGTTTTTATACAGCTCACAAAATGTTTCATCATGCCATGTTTCCTCACAAACGGGTTTGGGCAAATTTTTGTTGTGTCTTACGGTAAAACACAGAACAAATCAACAAACAACATAATTCATATTTCATAGATTCAAGCTTTCAACAAGCATATTTATCCCAGAAATTTCAACAAGCATATTCATAACACTGTAACAGCAAGAAGTGCAGAACAGAGCAGAGTACAGAGGAGAACTGGAGCTAACCTGTTTGACAGAGCAGAAGAGCGAAGCAAGGGCGAGTTCGACGGCGCAGCAAGGGCGACGGCGATGATGGACACCCGCGGGTCTGTTCTGTTCGGCTGTTCCTACTTCCTTAGTTCCTTCAGAGATCAGGCCGGCGGTGAGACGAAGAAGATGACGGCGGGCGGCAGGCGGCTGGCGGCTGGCGGCTGGGTGACACCGTAAAAGAGTGAGGTGAGGCGGAAAGGGTTAGGCGCCGTTAGGGTTGGGGGGAATCAGAAATGTGGAAAGTGGAAAACTGGAGGTGGGGTTTGGGGCTGGGGTACCCGtagggcttttttttttttaaaaaaaaaaaaaaaccaaaacgacgtcgttttggacaaggaattaaaaaaaaaaaacatttccgAACCGGTCGGTTAACCAAAAACCGCCGGTTTTCCGGTTTTTATTAAAACCGGCCAGTTCAAATCGGTCCAAAGCAGTTCTCTTCCTTATCCGGTTACATCACTCAACCGGACCGATTATAAGTCCGGTTTACCGATTTTCCgatcgaaccggccggtccgatccggttcttacaactatgggTGTCGTTCTCTCTTTCTACCTCTTGCTTTCTTTTCCATCTTCTTTCCTTCCTCCTCTCGCGTGATTCCCTCATTCTCCCCCTCATCCATTCTGTTTctcttatttctctcttttattttattttataatttatttggttacgactaatttaaaaataaaaattaaaatttaagtaaaaaagacTATTATTAAACTAACTTAAAATTTAGGGaagattttttatataaaacaagATTAGggacaaaataatttttcatcctatactttaaaaactaaaattgtactTAACCCTTATTTAAACTACTGTATTTACATTTTAATCTTCAATATTGTCCTGGTTAGCTTATGTTATTTGACATAATGAAAAATACAATAATTGGAACCTGCAGAAGGGAAGAAAACAAGTGCAAAGGAAAAGATTGAAGCCATTGATGATGAGAACAAGACAATCACTTATAGCCTCTTTGGTGAAGAAATCAGTAATGATTACAAGACTTTCAAGGGCACCATAAAAGTTTCAGATAAGGGAAGTGGTGGTGGGATTGTGAAATGGACCTTTGAATAtgaaaagaataagaagaatatGACTGCTGCTTCTCCTCAATCTTATTTGGACTTTGCTATTAAGGTCACTCGAGACATTGATGCTCATGTTGCCAAATGCCTTagccataattaattaattaaaatggatATTGAAGTGTGTGTTTTGgcttaaattaataaataatggtGCTTGTATATATGtaatgcataataataataataataataataatagtaataataataataatgtgtgtTTGCTAAGTTACTCTATCTATTgcacacaataaaaataattaatggtacttagtgtgggttgtaaaatataTGTGTGTATGTATTTGCTTTAAGTCTAAATAAGAGAACTCCATTGTTcagctttattttaatttctcttttggtCTTCATGCATATTGATATATACTATTATAGTACAAAGTATTATTTAGTgcctattttaatatatatatatatattcaagtgATGAGAATAATAATTTTCCTagcaaatattataatatttgtaTGATCAAAATGGAGTTGATAAACATTTAActaaattgaaaactaaaaagtAGAAATAAGAGTTTGGGTATTAGAATTGATACTTAAGTTTAAGGGTATGTAATTG is a window encoding:
- the LOC112784792 gene encoding MLP-like protein 43; protein product: MSSLSGKVESETEIEANASDFYKVLRKQLYDVPNICPDDVHAAHVRQGDWENVGSVQQWDYTIEGKKTSAKEKIEAIDDENKTITYSLFGEEISNDYKTFKGTIKVSDKGSGGGIVKWTFEYEKNKKNMTAASPQSYLDFAIKVTRDIDAHVAKCLSHN